Below is a window of Pseudarthrobacter equi DNA.
TCTCTGCTTCGGCTTCGGCTGCCTCAGTCTTGGAGGCCTTCTTGGTAATGGCTTCCGGGATGATGACGGAACCCTTCTCCGGTGCGACGAAGGCTTCCTTCTCGCCCTTGGTCTTCAGGGTGCCTTCCTGGCCCGGGAGGCCCTTGAACTTCTGCCAGTCACCAGTGATCTTGAGGATGGCGGCAACCTGCTCGGACGGCTGGGCGCCGACGGAGAGCCAGTACTGTGCACGCTCGGAAGCGACCTCGATGTACGAGGGCTCTTCGGTGGGGTGGTACTTGCCGATCTCTTCGATGGCACGGCCGTCACGCTTGGCGCGTGAGTCCATGACGACGATGCGGTAGTACGGGGCGCGCATCTTGCCGAAGCGCTTAAGGCGAATCTTTACGGCCACTTTTGTGGTCACTCCTGTTTCAGAAAAGGGGTGAACCCGGCGTTCTGCACCCGTGGGGCGGGCCGTACTTGCGGGTTCTAAGGACAGGATCCAGACGCGGAGAGAGGGGCCACGCAGATCGAGTACCTGTCTATTGTGCCAGATCAGCGGGAGGATTTCGACTTGACACCCAGGGCCCGCGGGGACGGCGCCGTCGCTTCCCCGGATTGTCCTGCAAGGGGAAGGTCAGGCTGACCAGACGTACAGTCCCGACCGCTCCGAATCGCCGATTCCGCCGGCCAGTTCAGCAACCTGCCGGATGTAGGCCTGCGCCTGCCCGGCGTCGAACGGCATGTCATCCTGCGCCGCCCACTGCGCAGCGACGTCCTCGAGGACGTCGCCCTCGCCCTCAGTTTCGTAGGTAAGCAGGTCAGCCAGGGCCCGGACCATGGCCGGGGGGACGGCCAGCAGGGAATCACTGGCTACGTCCACCATCGTCAGCTCGTAGTCGGCGCCGCCCGCGTGGACCGCGGTACCGGCCAGGTCTCCGAGCTGCTCCACTTCGAAGTCGCTGATACCGGGGATCCGGACCGCGTCGGCGGCCGGCGGGGTGCCCCCACTGTCAAGGGTTCCAGCGCGCTTCAACGCGGCATCGTGTGTGGCTACGAAGATTTCGGTAAAACCCATGGGAAGTGACCTCTTCCGTGTACTGTCCGG
It encodes the following:
- the rpsP gene encoding 30S ribosomal protein S16 — protein: MAVKIRLKRFGKMRAPYYRIVVMDSRAKRDGRAIEEIGKYHPTEEPSYIEVASERAQYWLSVGAQPSEQVAAILKITGDWQKFKGLPGQEGTLKTKGEKEAFVAPEKGSVIIPEAITKKASKTEAAEAEAETTEAE